The sequence gtgaccaacaacatgagcatcgatctgcgcaactgggaaccgatgtgtcaactaagtcggcgagcctgaccacccgatcaagttagtcgcctcttacgacaagcatagtcgccttttatggccagcatgggttgctgaaggcctattctacctcgggaccttcacgggactGGTTCTGTTAAAAGTGAACGATGAGTGATAACATTGATTCTAACAGTAAAAATCATACGTACCTGTCATGTTTGATACGTTGTGCATGAGGGTCTGCAGTGTTTGATTCAGGTCACTTATACCATGTCTTGATAACAACAGCTCCGTCTCCAAGGACGCCACTGCATGTTCCATGTTTCCCAACACATCCGAAGTGGAGTTGAGTTTCCGGTAGATGTCGTGCTGTAACGATTCACGGTTTCTATCTCCTAGGAGAGAAGTCTTGATCTTACTTACTTCTGAAGAAACACTGGCTTGAAATTCAGTCACATTTGAAGCCAATTTCCCAACATCTGAATTCATTGCCAGAACGTCGTTGTTAGCCTTGTGAAGATTCCATTCCAGGATAGTCACTCTGTTTGCAGTTGTCATCACGTCAGCAGATAATGCATCCAGTTTAGAAGTGTTGACTTGGGACAACAGAGAATCCAAACCGGCACTCTTTACATTAGCCATGTCTGTTTGAAGGTTATTTAAATCCGTGGTAATGGCGTTTATATTCGCTTTTTGTTGTGAACTCAAATATTTGGCTACGGCTAGATCGTCTTCTACACTCTGCAGGTCTGTGTGGAGAATGCTGAACTCAGTTTCTAGCCTCACTTGGCTGTCGTGGCTTGCCCCGAGTTGAGATTTCAGGGCATCAAGGTCGTTGATTGTTTTTTCATGTTCTATTTGCAGGTTCTTCACGAGTGTTTGAACAGCATCCAGGGATGATTCTGTTGTCGCCCGTTTTATTTTGTCTTCAGTAAGTTCATCCAATGTAGCTTTGTGTTTTCTCAAAGTTGCGTTCTGTTCAGCCAGGACGTTTTGCAGCTGTCTTGTCATGTTACGAATTGTGTCTTCTGCCATCTTGAGCTCAGATCTGACCACTCTTAACTCATCTGAGGTCGATTTCTGCTCAGCTTGGGTTAACTGCAGCTGAGACAGGACATATGACAGGGTGTTTTGCATCATTTGCACATGGCTCACAATGTCATtgtcatctacagtggttgtaGAAGAACACGTCAGCTTAACACCACACAAACAAACGAAGACAGCTTTGAAAACGTCCATTGCTGCTTTGGTCGTCTTTCACTTATCTAACGACCCAATTATACATATCAGGATAGGAGTGTCTCAAATCTGAAACACATGCTTCAATTAGAAGTCAGATACCGTTatctttcacacattgtggaaGTTAGGAAAATATACTGGGGTGATAAACAGACATTGaatattgtttgcatttcatgtaattcatATGAGAATGTTGTCTTAACGCAAGGACGGAGGGAAGCATTGAGCCAGTAATGGTTGGTCACTGGCTGGTATATTGAACAGTAGTATTTAAAAGTGGCCATCATTACATGAATGGAAGTAAAACTTGTGTGATCAAAGCATCTGCTCACAGTCTGGTGTATTACTTGTTATTTGTTCGCTGTTCAGCCTGAGATCTGTCCTGGTTCGCCAGTTTGGTTTCTACACCTTGAGTGAGTCTAGCAGAACATGGAATACACTCGGGCATACTAGGCCATAGTATGAAGAACCAACTGTTTATAATCTTGAAATTAGCTCATATTCCAGATGGAGATAAGCTGTTTTTATCTCAGCAATTGGCGCGGCGCAAGGGAGGCTACTCTCGCTTTGACCCATCGGAATCCAAGATGGTGTCAGGATTTTTTGCCAATGTCTTGTCAACAACTCCTTGATAGGTGCCATGGTCCTTATGTTACCGTTAGGCAAAGTCGGTGAGGAAAGCATTGCTTGAACATGACAAGCTTCTTCAAGACATTATCGATGCCAGCTTCTTAATTTTGAGGAACACCATATTTCGGATAATAGTAACATTCCTTCATCGGGTAATGGACATGACGATTCAGGGTGCTTTCTTCCTCCTTCACCATGTGACCCGTCCATCTTGCGCAGTCTGACAAAAATGCCTATATCGCCAACAACTAGGACTGTGTATTGCATTATTTTCTGTTGCGATACACTAACCtctattgcgatatattgcaaAGGAAAATACGagttgatatttgatattttcattttatgtttgcaAAAATCACACTTGTTTTCAATTACATAGACATCAAGTCTATTTCCaaagtgactttagttttcaATTCACTTACCACATCAAGTCAGTCAAATGAATAGATACTTTTTTTGTAATTCTAAGATACAAAGAGatttaaacataaaaacaaaacaaacagcctTTGTGACATATCTGTCGTTTTATGTGGGCAGCCAGTACAACAGTCGATGCCCCCTTCTTCTGCAGCGTCTTTGACATCTGCAAggttttcagctgaaatgaaaaataaattacatatattttcactgGTTGCAAATTAGAAATCAAAACAGTAATAAGGCACAGGGGAAGAACTGCTGATTGCAATTAACACATCCatggtttcatttcatatatattttgccAATACTACTCTGACATAACAACATTATTACGTTGTAATAATTAAATCACAATCAAATCATCTCAATAGAAATCAAATCCTGGATTAATTTCTGAACAGTTTCAGAACAAAACAGAACTTTTGATTtgacaaatacacacaaaatcaaaatattcataAGCCTAGTTTGTAGGAAGAAATTCACTAATGCCCACTGGACATTAATGTTGCTAGTTGCCATGGTAATGTAGCTGTCTGTTGCACACGAAGTCCAACCATCTGTGGCCAGAGCCACCAGTGGAAAAATAAGTTTTAAAGTTTCTAGACAAGTTTTCCTTGAGACCTTTGTTTGTGAAATAGCATGAGAAACACTCTAAATGAGTGATTGATTTAAATATACCATCTGCTTTGGTGTTAATGTACCCATTTGTAAATTTATCATTGTATAAATTATCATACAAATCTATTCATGTATTAAATTTTATAAGATATAAAATCTAGTTTactaatgaaaatgaaataattcaaaCAACTGAAATAATACCACTGACAGCAAATGAGGACCATGTTGGCAGATAATTTACTCATTTGAAAACTAGAGAGAAAAAGTACCCGGGCAAGTTCTTTGTACTTCTGCCTTAACATCATGGTACATCTTTGGAAGTATCCAATCTTAAATGCTCTTGATGGACACATATAATGACTGTCCATTTCATCAACTCCCTAAATTCAGATCTATCAGCTACACTGATAGGTCGAAGGCGTATCATGATGAATCCCGCCACTTTGTCGATGGTGTGCGCGAGGATTTCAAAACTGAATATGGGATTTATTGACACTTGAGATGAACGTACTGACGATTTTTTATTGATGGAGTCATTTGAGATACTGTAGTGCACTTGCCATTTCCAATACGTGTACACCTAGAagagtggttgaatgggcccggttcaaccaatcgactGGTCATGCCATGTCTTGTGCGTGGATTATAactatatttatcattgcacaaatatcatttggaattggtgtaactttggtcttggctttattgtctcaaacattgttttaaattatgttgttctgaactttgcctagagtcccatGCCCAGAGGGCGGTGACTCATGaaccaatctggtggaattattaatcttttaattcttctgctggagtatatcatccgggtatccttggtgctgtaagccggaggcccgcttgctttagcattgtccttgtgaagatccgtggtgggtggggagttcGGGTGACAAaccaatataccagtaatcatggattaccaaacccctaacaaaaaaaccaaaccacaattggaaaatgatgatcag comes from Haliotis asinina isolate JCU_RB_2024 chromosome 13, JCU_Hal_asi_v2, whole genome shotgun sequence and encodes:
- the LOC137259976 gene encoding protein FAM184A-like, with the translated sequence MDVFKAVFVCLCGVKLTCSSTTTVDDNDIVSHVQMMQNTLSYVLSQLQLTQAEQKSTSDELRVVRSELKMAEDTIRNMTRQLQNVLAEQNATLRKHKATLDELTEDKIKRATTESSLDAVQTLVKNLQIEHEKTINDLDALKSQLGASHDSQVRLETEFSILHTDLQSVEDDLAVAKYLSSQQKANINAITTDLNNLQTDMANVKSAGLDSLLSQVNTSKLDALSADVMTTANRVTILEWNLHKANNDVLAMNSDVGKLASNVTEFQASVSSEVSKIKTSLLGDRNRESLQHDIYRKLNSTSDVLGNMEHAVASLETELLLSRHGISDLNQTLQTLMHNVSNMTGSGARHVAFEVRLQKEIHSVQMGGKLIFDTLLYNNGAGYEASSGIFTAPVSGSYIFWAQVMLDQVESYLEIYIVQNGHIKGKGYAETSKETVYGVVAITTVMHLSAGDEVWFEKWKGSQNIYGNLYSGFGAALVSA